A region of Candidatus Deferrimicrobiaceae bacterium DNA encodes the following proteins:
- a CDS encoding solute carrier family 23 protein, whose translation MKGFFGFEHHGTGYRQEILAGLTTFLTMAYIIIVNPAILEAAGIPRGPSTVATILAAAFGTVVMGLYAGRPFAVAPYMGENA comes from the coding sequence ATGAAAGGGTTTTTCGGATTCGAACATCACGGGACCGGTTACCGTCAGGAGATCCTTGCCGGCCTCACGACCTTCCTGACGATGGCCTACATCATCATCGTCAACCCCGCCATCCTGGAGGCGGCCGGAATTCCCCGCGGGCCCTCCACGGTCGCCACGATCCTGGCCGCCGCATTCGGAACGGTGGTGATGGGACTGTACGCAGGGCGCCCTTTCGCTGTCGCCCCCTATATGGGGGAAAACGC